From Oxyura jamaicensis isolate SHBP4307 breed ruddy duck chromosome 19, BPBGC_Ojam_1.0, whole genome shotgun sequence, the proteins below share one genomic window:
- the LOC118176404 gene encoding C-C motif chemokine 3-like: MAKAAGAFCVLLLLLVALCCQSLAQRAPAVPEKCCFNFQTRRIKRDNVVSCYATSPECPHQAVIFKVKSGKEICAQAGRAWVKRYQQSFPVSSFSIPS, translated from the exons atgGCCAAGGCAGCCGGGGCCTTCtgtgtcctcctcctcctcctcgtcgcGCTGTGCTGCCAGAGCCTGGCCCAGA GAGCCCCAGCTGTGCCCGAAAAGTGCTGCTTCAACTTCCAGACGAGACGAATCAAGAGGGACAACGTCGTCTCCTGCTACGCCACCAGCCCCGAGTGCCCGCACCAGGCGGTGAT CTTCAAGGTGAAGAGCGGCAAGGAGATCTGCGCCCAGGCGGGCAGGGCCTGGGTGAAGAGGTACCAGCAGAGCTTCCCAGTCAGCTCCTTCTCCATCCCCAGCTAG
- the LOC118176437 gene encoding PHD finger protein 7-like, whose protein sequence is MVPPGAVPPNKEAACSQGGSTARGGDDATIPTAVCGLCQRADGDPEVFGQTCQQDGLCIHENCLYHASGLSQRGADGEGFYGFLLPDIHKELQRVAQKTCCICHQRGASVTCQVQRCPRNFHFPCGIERGCVSQFFGEFKSFCWQHRPAQWLRVPQQGHSTCVICLEAVARRPRYDTLVCPTCTSAWFHRRCIQGQALSSALHHFRCPLCQDMQTFQEEMFRLGIKIPDRDAAWEEDGAFEEHYQRHSSCDASQCLCPVGREQSEDTG, encoded by the exons ATGGTCCCCCCAGGTGCCGTCCCCCCCAATAAAGAAGCGGCGTGTTCCCAAGGAGGAAG CACGGCGCGGGGGGGTGATGATGCCACCATCCCCACGGCAGTGTGCGGGCTGTGCCAGCGGGCAGACGGCGACCCCGAGGTCTTTGGGCAGACATGCCAGCAGGACGGGCTATGCATCCACGAGAACTGCCTG TACCACGCCAGCGGGCTGAGCCAGCGAGGGGCTGATGGAGAGGGTTTCTACGGCTTCCTCCTCCCCGATATCCACAAGGAGCTGCAGCGGGTGGCACagaag acGTGCTGCATCTGCCATCAGCGGGGCGCCTCGGTCACCTGCCAGGTCCAGAGATGTCCCCGAAACTTCCACTTCCCCTGCGGCATCGAGCGGGGCTGCGTCTCCCAGTTTTTCGGGGAGTTCAA GTCCTTTTGCTGGCAGCACCGGCCGGCACAGTGGCTGCGAGTGCCACAGCAGGGCCACAGCACGTGTGTCATCTGCCTGGAGGCGGTGGCGAGGCGGCCCCGCTACGACACCCTGGTCTGTCCCACCTGCACCAGCGCCTGGTTCCACCGCCGCTGCATCCAG GGCCAGGCGCTGAGCTCGGCCCTGCACCATTTCCGCTGCCCGCTCTGCCAGGACATGCAGACCTTCCAGGAGGAGATGTTTCGCCTGGGCATCAAAATCCCCGACAG GGACGCCGCCTGGGAGGAGGACGGGGCTTTTGAGGAGCATTACCAGCGGCACAGCTCCTGCGACGCCAGCCAGTGCCTGTGCCCGGTGGGACGGGAGCAGTCAGAAGACACTGGGTGA
- the LOC118176405 gene encoding C-C motif chemokine 3-like: MKASAAVLAALLLLALCSPAVAHLDSVPTACCFKYHNRPVPRGLLTSAYTTSSSCSQPGVILVTKKGKEMCVDPQARWVQAHLEHFQKKKN; this comes from the exons ATGAAGGCCTCcgcagctgtcctggctgctctcctcctcctggccctctgctccccagctgtgGCCCATCTTG ATAGCGTGCCCACCGCCTGCTGCTTCAAGTACCACAACCGCCCTGTCCCGCGTGGCCTCCTCACCTCCGCCtacaccaccagcagcagctgcagccagccagggGTGAT cctggtcaccaagaaggggaaggagatgtGCGTGGACCCCCAGGCCCGCTGGGTGCAGGCACACCTGGAGCacttccagaagaagaaaaactga